In Miscanthus floridulus cultivar M001 chromosome 5, ASM1932011v1, whole genome shotgun sequence, one genomic interval encodes:
- the LOC136451527 gene encoding protein ALP1-like codes for MWFRRRVEDSRSVTYGPLAERDIQRMNNLRYIYESDDVHCVNLLRMRRAPFFQLCDIFRSRELITDSIHASVEEQVAMFLHVVGHNERFRVVDLTFRRSAETISRFFQKVLYAVEELRNELIVPPATNVHPRILGSRRWYPYFKDCIGAIDGTHVLARVPVKMQAAFRGRKHTITQNVLAAVDFDLRFTYVLAGWEGSTHDALILSDALERDDGLRVPPGKFYLVDVGYVVRPGFLPPFCATRYHLREFGSNRPQNQRELFNLRHSSLRVTVERAFGALKNRFRILDNKPFHPYKTQVKLVLACCILHNWILRHGQDEHVPTKSTWTPNINDNASQLDHVPDNGTWAQQRETWAAQM; via the exons ATGTGGTTTAGGAGGAGAGTTGAAGATTCGCGCTCAGTCACCTATGGTCCCTTGGCCGAGAGGGACATACAGAGGATGAACAACCTTAGATACATCTATGAATCTGATGATGTGCACTGTGTCAACCTTCTTAGAATGAGGAGGGCCCCTTTTTTCCAACTTTGTGACATTTTTCGTAGTAGAGAGCTTATCACTGACAGCATACATGCATCTGTTGAAGAACAAGTAgccatgttcttgcatgttgttggTCACAATGAGAGGTTTAGGGTGGTTGACCTTACCTTTAGGAGGTCCGCAGAGACAATTAGTAGGTTCTTTCAGAAGGTGTTATATGCGGTAGAAGAGCTGAGGAATGAATTGATTGTCCCTCCTGCTACCAATGTCCATCCTAGGATCCTTGGGAGCAGAAGATGGTACCCCTATTTCAAG GACTGCATAGGAGCAATTGATGGTACTCATGTATTAGCTAGAGTGCCTGTGAAGATGCAAGCTGCCTTTAGAGGCAGGAAGCACACCATCACACAAAATGTGTTGGCAGCCGTGGACTTTGACCTTAGATTCACCTATGTGCTTGCTGGTTGGGAGGGATCTACACATGATGCTCTTATCTTGTCTGATGCTCTTGAAAGAGATGATGGCCTTAGAGTGCCACCAG GCAAATTCTATCTTGTCGATGTTGGTTATGTAGTGAGGCCTGGTTTCTTGCCACCATTTTGTGCCACAAGGTACCATTTGAGAGAGTTTGGTTCAAACCGacctcaaaatcaaagagagCTTTTTAATCTAAGGCATTCGTCTCTTAGAGTAACAGTTGAGAGGGCTTTTGGGGCTCTAAAGAATAGATTCAGGATATTGGACAACAAACCTTTCCACCCATACAAGACCCAAGTTAAGCTTGTTCTAGCCTGTTGTATTCTTCACAATTGGATCCTCAGGCATGGGCAGGACGAGCATGTGCCTACTAAATCCACATGGACACCTAACATCAATGATAATGCCTCACAACTAGATCATGTCCCTGACAATGGTACCTGGGCACAACAGAGGGAGACATGGGCTGCACAAATGTGA